The genomic interval CACCAAGTAGAGCTTCCCATCCCTAACAGAGACATCTATGTCAACAATCCTCCCCCTCACCCCAGTAATGCTCCCATCCCTATCCGTAAACCTCAGCTTTTCCACCTTGCCAGGCTCGATCCCCCTTTTTTCTAGCTCCTCCCTGAATATCTCAAGCACCATCCTCTCAAGATCCTCCCCCCACCCCCTTCCCATGCTCCCAATGGTAACCTCAACCCTCATACTTAACTTGTTGAAGTCCTCCCTAAGCTTCTTCATCTCAGCGTTAAAGTCTCCTCTCAGCTTACTCATCTCGGTGTTGAAGTCTTCCCTAAACTTCTTTATTTCGTTGACTACCTTGTTGAATTTCCTGTCATGCCTCTCCAGCCTCCTCAGGACATCGCCGTACCCAAGCTTCCCGGCTACCATCAGCCTGAACTCCCTATCCTCGTCTAGAAGCCTTAGAAACTCCCCCCTCAGGTTCACACGAAAAAATAGGATCGAGAGATACAAAAACACACCACTGATAGCAACCTTAAACCCTTCCGAAAGTTCCACTCGCCTATCACACCGCCTCAAACATCCAATACTGAAAACAAAGAAAAAGCCCCAACAAATCGGAGACCCCTCACACCTCCATGAATACACATACACCTCAGAGGACCATAATTACCATCAGAAGAGGCTTACATGATAACATCCCTTCCAAGAAAACTCAGCCACATGCAACAAATCAGGCAGAACGTGCCTCTGGGTCGACGAGCCACCACCCGAAAGGAACCTAGACCTCGGCATCGGCAAGCACATAGCCCAGCAAACAACAATACACAGAGAAGCGGTCAAAAAGGCGCTAGAGAATGCTGAGTAAAAAACCTGAAACCGTGCACACAGTGCCTAGAGCCTAGGCGCGCACTATTCCCAGGGACAGTGCCGTGGCTAGTGCTAGGAGGAGTTGCCAGCAGGTTTTTTCTCCTTTTCGTGAGCTCTTAGGCTATCGAGTTGCGTGCTAAAAGCATGGGATGTGAAGAGTCATCCACCTCAGTCATACTTATATATTGACTTACTGTAACATCTTGTTGGGCATGTCTATAGGCAGGCAGCTCTTAGAGGAGCTTAGGAGAGACGAGGAACTTAGGAGGAATTTGGCTGAGGAGCTCCTGCCCGAGGTCCTAAGACACAGAGACCTCAGAAAGGCAATGCTCCTAGCATTATCTAGAGAGATGGCCACAAAGGAGGACATAGAAGAGCTGAAATCCTACGTAGACGCGAGGATCAACGATGTAAATAGGAGGATAAGCGACCTCTACGTCGTCGTCAAGGCATCCCGGGTCGCCATCATAGCTACACTAATCTCAACAATACTTGTACCACTCATACTGAGAATCCTCTTCCACTCCTAACCACCGCTAACACTTATCCCTGCAAATCACATCAGTAAAGCCTAACAACGAAACCAGGCAACCTTCCCAGACCTCCCAACAGTGAATAGCCCCAAATAACAAAAAACTCTAGGCATGCAACGCTCTGCCCAGAGCAAGAACAAGGTGCACTATAGAGAGCAATAAAAGTTTCTATTCAATAATCGTATGGCTATTCGAAGAATTAAAACTTCGCATCATAGAAAAACTCAAAACATTTATTATTATGGCTTAGATATTTTCCCCTATGAAGGGCGTCGTTCTCCACGGGGGCCTAGGCACACGTCTCCGACCCCTAACGCACACAGGGCCCAAACAGCTTCTCCGTATTGCTGGAAAGCCTGTCTCACAGTGGGTCCTAGAAGACCTACGGGAAGCAGGAGTACGGGACGTCGCAATCATACTTGGAAACCTAGCTCCCGAGAGGGTCGTAGAGTACTATGGGGACGGCTCCTGGCTAGGCTTGAACCTCACCTACATCTACCAGGGATACCCCTACGGCCTTGCACACGCAGTATACCTTGCAAGGGACTTCGTGGGTGACGAGCCTTTCGTCGTCTACCTCGGGGACAACGTGATACTCG from Thermofilum adornatum carries:
- a CDS encoding PD-(D/E)XK nuclease family protein; its protein translation is MNLRGEFLRLLDEDREFRLMVAGKLGYGDVLRRLERHDRKFNKVVNEIKKFREDFNTEMSKLRGDFNAEMKKLREDFNKLSMRVEVTIGSMGRGWGEDLERMVLEIFREELEKRGIEPGKVEKLRFTDRDGSITGVRGRIVDIDVSVRDGKLYLVEVKSRAELDHVEALYEKVRAVEKYLAKSVSGVFLVAVNVDKEAYDRARQLGIEVICGSIIE